One Simonsiella muelleri ATCC 29453 DNA window includes the following coding sequences:
- a CDS encoding recombination-associated protein RdgC: MWFKQISFFPINITQLPELDTLSEKLATAEFSPVMGLDWFSEGFAAPQNFSPELVFPADFTWSVALKRSDKVLPAAVIREFLDDKINEIQENENRKVGRKEKTELKEQITDTLLPRAFTRSSKTFAVCDTKHGFLFVNHASATKSENMIGKLREALGGLDVHLPRTQQSPSTLMTDWLLKGAAAGGFELDSDCELKGTGDIAPIVKVAKQDLTADEVVQLVKTGKSVTQLGLVWREQIAFVLTSDFTLKRIQYLDVLQEEAEQNGDDAASLAFASQILMAQSVSEMILELVGHLGGWLEEKN, translated from the coding sequence ATGTGGTTCAAACAAATCAGTTTTTTTCCAATTAATATCACACAATTGCCCGAATTGGATACATTATCCGAAAAGCTGGCAACAGCTGAATTTTCGCCTGTAATGGGTTTGGATTGGTTTAGTGAAGGATTTGCTGCGCCACAAAACTTTTCACCTGAATTGGTGTTTCCTGCTGATTTCACTTGGTCGGTTGCACTCAAACGCTCAGATAAAGTTTTACCTGCTGCGGTAATTCGTGAATTTTTAGATGATAAAATCAACGAAATTCAAGAAAATGAAAATCGCAAAGTTGGCAGAAAAGAAAAAACAGAATTAAAAGAACAGATTACTGATACATTATTACCACGTGCATTCACGCGTAGCAGTAAAACCTTTGCTGTTTGCGACACCAAACACGGCTTCTTATTTGTCAATCATGCATCTGCGACCAAATCTGAAAACATGATTGGCAAATTACGAGAAGCCTTGGGCGGCTTGGACGTACATTTGCCACGCACCCAACAATCTCCCAGCACCTTAATGACCGATTGGCTACTCAAAGGCGCGGCGGCGGGCGGTTTTGAACTGGACAGCGATTGTGAACTAAAAGGCACAGGCGACATTGCGCCTATCGTCAAAGTCGCAAAACAAGATTTGACGGCAGATGAAGTGGTGCAATTAGTCAAAACAGGCAAATCCGTTACGCAATTGGGTTTGGTGTGGCGTGAACAAATCGCATTTGTATTGACATCAGATTTCACACTCAAGCGTATTCAATATCTTGATGTTTTACAAGAAGAAGCTGAACAAAACGGCGATGATGCTGCCAGTTTGGCTTTCGCATCGCAAATTTTAATGGCGCAAAGTGTGTCAGAAATGATTTTGGAATTGGTGGGACATTTGGGCGGTTGGTTAGAAGAGAAAAATTAA
- a CDS encoding FxsA family protein gives MQYLGIFFFAGMVLEFFSLFWVASWLGGLTTFVLIILGFIVGGALLRNNLNVAKALMAGQFLRGGMSFYDMLFPVRVPLAGFLLALPTGFLSSALGLLLLAPFQFNNKTDKKQSDIFSDTARQNGFEYTHHSKHQNQDDVIEGDYIVRNNKIKQNHDDIIKH, from the coding sequence ATGCAGTATTTGGGTATTTTCTTTTTTGCGGGTATGGTTCTGGAATTTTTCAGCTTATTTTGGGTGGCGAGTTGGCTGGGGGGACTAACCACTTTTGTATTGATTATTTTGGGATTTATCGTGGGCGGTGCGCTGCTGCGAAATAATTTGAATGTCGCTAAAGCCTTAATGGCTGGGCAATTTTTACGCGGTGGTATGTCGTTTTACGATATGTTGTTTCCTGTTCGTGTACCGTTAGCGGGTTTCTTGTTGGCGTTACCGACTGGATTTTTGTCCAGCGCTTTGGGTTTGTTGTTGCTTGCGCCGTTTCAATTTAACAATAAAACGGATAAAAAACAAAGTGATATTTTTTCAGATACAGCGCGACAAAACGGTTTTGAATACACACATCACAGCAAACATCAAAATCAAGACGATGTCATTGAAGGTGATTATATCGTCCGCAATAACAAAATCAAACAAAATCATGATGATATAATTAAACATTAA
- a CDS encoding carboxymuconolactone decarboxylase family protein, giving the protein MRKREPARLDFNEIGKRYDNVIRQVEGLLAENTIEPKLRELVKIRAAQINGSLFHVDKHVKLAKSLGEQELRLHHLSIWYDSDLFSDRERAALQWTELLTKLCGHGVSRKDYDYIKDFFSEEELVDLSFIIATANSRHRLAAAFLPEVGVEDNWLGFTK; this is encoded by the coding sequence ATGCGTAAACGTGAACCCGCGCGATTAGATTTCAACGAAATTGGTAAACGCTATGACAATGTGATTCGCCAAGTAGAGGGTTTGTTGGCAGAAAATACCATTGAACCGAAATTGCGTGAATTGGTCAAAATTCGCGCTGCTCAAATCAATGGAAGCTTGTTTCATGTGGATAAACATGTGAAATTAGCCAAATCATTAGGCGAACAAGAATTGCGTTTGCATCATTTATCTATTTGGTATGATTCAGATTTATTCAGTGACCGCGAACGCGCTGCGCTGCAATGGACTGAATTGTTGACTAAATTATGTGGTCATGGTGTTTCGCGAAAAGATTATGATTATATTAAAGATTTTTTTAGTGAAGAAGAATTGGTAGATTTGAGTTTCATCATTGCCACAGCCAATTCGCGCCATCGTTTAGCGGCGGCTTTTTTGCCTGAAGTGGGCGTAGAAGACAATTGGTTGGGTTTTACTAAATAA
- a CDS encoding sulfite exporter TauE/SafE family protein: MLNMDWLTLFLLGFFGGTHCVGMCGGLSSAFALQLPVHIPRILLIFLMNIGRLLSYTLIGVLMGALSQFGFLLDETHHLQMALYILANLLLLLMGLYLAGIFSVAAKIELIGKPVWRKLNPLLNKLLPIQSVAGCFGVGVLWGWLPCGLVYNASLYALGSGSAVQGGWLMLAFGLGTLPNLLAMGAFAAQLKGILQNRWVRLVAGLLVSGWAVWCLVKIWVVS; this comes from the coding sequence ATGTTGAATATGGATTGGCTGACTTTGTTTTTGTTGGGATTTTTTGGTGGAACGCATTGTGTGGGGATGTGTGGCGGTTTGAGTAGTGCGTTTGCGTTGCAATTACCTGTGCATATTCCACGTATTCTGTTGATTTTTTTGATGAATATTGGGCGGTTGTTGAGCTATACATTGATTGGTGTGTTGATGGGGGCGTTGTCGCAATTTGGTTTTTTGTTGGACGAGACACATCATTTGCAAATGGCTTTGTATATTTTAGCTAATTTATTGTTATTATTAATGGGTTTGTATTTGGCAGGTATATTTTCGGTGGCAGCGAAAATTGAATTGATTGGCAAGCCTGTGTGGCGTAAATTGAATCCATTACTGAATAAATTGTTGCCTATTCAATCTGTTGCAGGTTGCTTTGGGGTTGGGGTGTTGTGGGGATGGTTGCCGTGTGGTTTGGTGTACAATGCGTCTTTGTATGCGCTGGGAAGCGGGTCGGCGGTGCAGGGCGGATGGTTGATGTTGGCGTTTGGTTTGGGGACGCTGCCGAATTTGTTGGCGATGGGGGCGTTTGCAGCACAACTAAAAGGCATTTTACAAAATCGTTGGGTACGGTTGGTGGCGGGATTGTTGGTAAGTGGCTGGGCGGTTTGGTGTTTGGTTAAAATTTGGGTGGTGTCCTGA
- the thrC gene encoding threonine synthase: MKYISTRGQTEHKLFSEVLLMGLAPDGGLMLPEKYPVISETMLANWRNLSYKNLAFEIISLFATDIPAEDLHDIVERTYTEEVFGTPEITPVRTLKDGIKIQALSNGPTLAFKDMAMQFLGNMFEYVLNKENKQLNILGATSGDTGSAAEYALRGKKGVNVFMLSPEGKMSAFQRAQMFSLQDENIVNIAVEGMFDDCQDIVKAVQNDHAFKEKYHIGTVNSINWGRIVAQVVYYFAGYFRATENNSQQVSFCVPSGNFGNVCAGHIAKQMGLPINRLIVATNENDVLDQFFKTGEYRPRSTEHTYVTSSPSMDISKASNFERFIFDLMQRDDNEIQVLWAEVGTGKGFNLHFMLPEIREKYGFVSGKSTHVDRLTTIRQVYESDGELIDPHTADGVKVARELREDDEIIICLETALAAKFDATIHEAVGEVVIPRPTKLDGLEDLPQRVQVVPNNAEIVKDLIREKLD, translated from the coding sequence ATGAAATACATCAGCACGCGCGGACAAACCGAACACAAATTATTCAGTGAAGTTTTATTGATGGGACTTGCGCCTGATGGCGGTTTGATGCTGCCTGAAAAGTATCCCGTGATTAGTGAAACGATGTTGGCGAATTGGCGAAATTTAAGTTATAAAAATTTAGCTTTTGAAATCATTAGTTTGTTCGCTACTGATATTCCAGCTGAAGATTTACATGATATTGTGGAACGCACCTATACCGAAGAAGTATTCGGAACGCCCGAAATCACGCCTGTTCGCACTTTGAAAGACGGTATCAAAATCCAAGCCTTGTCCAATGGCCCAACACTGGCATTTAAAGACATGGCAATGCAGTTTTTGGGCAATATGTTTGAGTATGTATTAAATAAAGAAAACAAACAGTTAAATATTTTAGGCGCAACCAGTGGTGATACAGGTTCGGCGGCTGAATACGCATTGCGTGGCAAAAAAGGCGTGAACGTGTTTATGCTGTCGCCAGAAGGCAAAATGTCGGCGTTTCAACGTGCTCAAATGTTCAGTTTGCAAGACGAAAATATTGTGAATATTGCGGTAGAAGGAATGTTTGATGATTGCCAAGATATTGTTAAAGCAGTACAAAATGACCACGCATTCAAAGAAAAATATCATATTGGTACAGTCAATAGCATTAACTGGGGACGCATTGTTGCGCAAGTGGTTTACTATTTTGCAGGCTATTTCCGCGCCACTGAAAACAACAGCCAACAAGTGAGTTTTTGCGTGCCAAGTGGTAATTTTGGTAATGTGTGCGCGGGGCATATCGCCAAACAAATGGGTTTGCCAATCAATCGCTTAATTGTCGCTACCAATGAAAATGACGTATTAGACCAATTTTTTAAAACAGGCGAATACCGTCCGCGCAGTACCGAGCATACTTATGTAACGTCTAGCCCATCAATGGATATTTCCAAAGCATCTAATTTTGAACGATTTATTTTTGATTTGATGCAACGCGATGACAATGAAATCCAAGTTTTGTGGGCGGAAGTCGGAACGGGTAAGGGCTTTAATTTGCATTTTATGCTGCCTGAAATTCGCGAGAAATACGGTTTTGTGTCGGGCAAAAGTACCCATGTCGACCGCTTGACAACCATCAGACAAGTGTATGAATCTGATGGCGAATTGATTGACCCACACACCGCCGATGGCGTGAAAGTGGCGCGTGAATTGCGCGAAGATGATGAAATCATCATTTGTTTGGAAACCGCGTTAGCAGCCAAATTTGATGCAACCATTCATGAAGCAGTCGGTGAAGTGGTGATTCCACGTCCCACCAAATTAGATGGTTTGGAAGATTTGCCACAACGCGTGCAAGTCGTGCCAAATAATGCGGAAATTGTGAAAGATTTGATTCGCGAAAAATTGGATTAA
- a CDS encoding class I SAM-dependent methyltransferase: MNQMIIFTKPNTILPEHLNHFAQSFRLPENGVYLTYDDGLSLAKVGEKGTVQVNFTSGTAQHRRIQGGGELIGKAVNHTTHPVVWDATGGLGRDSFVLASLGLTIRLFEQNPAVFALLNDGLLRATRQPETAAIVSRITTIYGDAAELLHTEAAKFGKPDVVYLDPMYPERQKSAAVKKEMAYFHELIGLSMQNNDAALFQAALKVAKKRLVVKRPRLGEYLCGQKPAYQYTGKSTRFDVYLPS; encoded by the coding sequence ATGAACCAAATGATAATATTTACCAAACCAAATACCATATTACCCGAACATTTAAATCATTTCGCGCAATCTTTCAGGCTGCCTGAAAACGGCGTTTACTTGACTTATGATGATGGTTTGTCGCTTGCCAAAGTTGGCGAAAAAGGCACAGTACAAGTCAATTTCACCAGCGGCACAGCCCAACACAGACGCATTCAAGGAGGCGGCGAATTAATTGGCAAAGCCGTCAATCATACCACGCATCCTGTGGTTTGGGACGCAACTGGCGGTTTGGGGCGCGACAGTTTCGTCTTGGCTAGTTTAGGATTAACCATCAGATTATTTGAACAAAATCCAGCCGTTTTCGCATTATTAAACGATGGTTTGCTACGTGCCACAAGGCAGCCTGAAACCGCCGCTATCGTGTCGCGCATCACCACAATTTATGGCGACGCTGCCGAACTGCTTCACACCGAAGCCGCCAAATTCGGTAAGCCCGATGTGGTATACCTAGACCCCATGTACCCCGAACGCCAAAAATCCGCCGCCGTCAAAAAAGAAATGGCGTATTTTCATGAATTAATTGGTTTATCGATGCAAAATAATGACGCAGCACTTTTTCAGGCTGCCTTAAAAGTGGCGAAAAAACGATTAGTGGTTAAACGCCCACGCTTGGGGGAATATTTGTGCGGACAAAAGCCCGCTTATCAATATACAGGAAAATCCACGCGATTTGACGTGTATTTACCTAGTTAA